The Cronobacter sakazakii genome has a window encoding:
- the murE gene encoding UDP-N-acetylmuramoyl-L-alanyl-D-glutamate--2,6-diaminopimelate ligase: MADRNLRDLLAPWVAGLPARALREMTLDSRVAAAGDLFVAVVGHQADGRRYIPQAIAQGVAAIVAEAKGEATDGEVREIHGVPVIYLSQLNERLSALAGRFYDEPSERLRLIGVTGTNGKTTTTQLIAQWCQRLGETSAVMGTVGNGLLGKVIPTENTTGSAVDVQHVLSGLAAQGATVAAMEVSSHGLVQHRVAALKFAATVFTNLSRDHLDYHGDMEHYEAAKWLLFSAHHYGQAVINADDEVGRRWLAKLPDAVAVSMENNINPGCHGRWLRADAVEYHDRGATLRFSSSWGDGEIESRLMGAFNVSNLLLALGTLLALGYPLAALLESAPRLQPVNGRMEVFSAPGKPTVVVDYAHTPDALEKALQAARLHCAGKLWCVFGCGGDRDKGKRPLMGAIAEQFADVVVVTDDNPRTEDPKAIIADILTGMLDAGRARVVEGRAEAVTNAIMQAAENDVVLLAGKGHEDYQIVGTRRLDYSDRVTAARLLGAVA, encoded by the coding sequence GTGGCAGATCGTAATTTGCGCGACCTTCTCGCTCCGTGGGTAGCTGGTCTGCCTGCGCGAGCTCTGCGGGAGATGACCCTGGACAGCCGCGTGGCGGCGGCGGGGGATCTCTTTGTGGCGGTGGTCGGTCATCAGGCGGACGGGCGTCGGTATATCCCGCAGGCGATAGCGCAAGGTGTAGCTGCCATCGTCGCCGAAGCGAAAGGCGAGGCGACGGACGGCGAAGTCCGTGAGATCCACGGCGTGCCGGTTATCTATTTAAGCCAGCTGAACGAGCGTCTCTCGGCGCTGGCGGGGCGTTTTTATGATGAGCCATCCGAGCGTCTGCGCCTGATTGGCGTGACGGGCACCAACGGTAAAACCACCACCACGCAGCTTATCGCGCAGTGGTGCCAGCGGCTGGGCGAAACCAGCGCCGTCATGGGTACCGTGGGCAACGGGCTGCTTGGCAAAGTGATCCCGACGGAAAATACCACCGGCTCTGCGGTGGATGTTCAGCATGTGCTGTCAGGGCTCGCCGCACAGGGCGCGACCGTGGCCGCGATGGAAGTCTCGTCCCACGGTCTGGTACAGCATCGCGTGGCGGCACTGAAATTCGCCGCCACGGTATTTACCAATTTAAGCCGCGATCATCTCGACTATCACGGCGATATGGAACATTACGAAGCGGCGAAATGGCTGCTGTTTTCCGCACACCATTACGGACAGGCGGTGATCAACGCCGATGATGAAGTCGGCCGCCGGTGGCTGGCGAAGCTGCCGGATGCCGTCGCGGTGTCGATGGAAAACAACATTAATCCGGGCTGTCACGGCCGCTGGCTGCGCGCGGATGCGGTGGAATATCACGACCGCGGTGCGACCCTGCGCTTCAGCTCCTCCTGGGGCGATGGCGAAATCGAAAGCCGTCTGATGGGCGCGTTTAACGTCAGCAATCTGTTGCTGGCGCTCGGCACGCTGCTGGCGCTCGGTTACCCGCTCGCCGCGCTGCTCGAAAGCGCGCCCCGCCTCCAGCCGGTTAACGGGCGCATGGAAGTGTTCAGCGCGCCGGGCAAACCGACCGTGGTGGTCGATTACGCCCACACGCCGGACGCGCTTGAAAAAGCGTTGCAGGCCGCGCGTCTGCACTGTGCGGGCAAGCTGTGGTGCGTATTCGGTTGCGGCGGCGATCGCGATAAAGGCAAACGCCCGCTGATGGGCGCGATTGCCGAGCAATTCGCCGATGTCGTGGTGGTCACAGATGACAACCCGCGCACCGAAGATCCGAAGGCGATCATCGCGGATATCCTGACCGGCATGCTGGATGCGGGCCGCGCGCGGGTCGTTGAAGGCCGCGCCGAAGCCGTGACCAACGCCATTATGCAGGCGGCGGAAAACGACGTCGTGCTGCTGGCGGGCAAAGGCCATGAGGATTACCAGATTGTCGGCACCCGCCGTCTTGACTATTCCGATCGCGTCACTGCGGCGCGTCTGCTGGGAGCAGTGGCATGA
- the mraY gene encoding phospho-N-acetylmuramoyl-pentapeptide-transferase, giving the protein MLVWLAEHLVKYYSGFNVFSYLTFRAIVSLLTALFISLWMGPRLIAHLQKLSFGQVVRNDGPESHFSKRGTPTMGGIMILTSIVVSVLLWAYPSNPYVWCVLFVLVGYGAVGFVDDYRKVVRKDTKGLIARWKYFWMSLIALTVAFALYITGKGTPATELVVPFFKDVMPQLGIFYVLLAYFVIVGTGNAVNLTDGLDGLAIMPTVLVAGGFALVAWATGNMNFASYLHIPYLRHAGELVIVCTAIVGAGLGFLWFNTYPAQVFMGDVGSLALGGALGIIAVLLRQEFLLVIMGGVFVVETLSVILQVGSFKLRGQRIFRMAPIHHHYELKGWPEPRVIVRFWVISLMLVLIGLATLKVR; this is encoded by the coding sequence ATGTTAGTGTGGCTGGCCGAGCATCTGGTCAAATATTATTCCGGCTTTAACGTCTTTTCGTATCTGACGTTTCGCGCCATCGTCAGCCTGCTGACCGCGCTGTTTATTTCGTTATGGATGGGACCGCGCCTGATCGCGCATTTACAGAAGCTTTCCTTCGGGCAGGTTGTGCGTAACGACGGCCCGGAGTCGCATTTCAGCAAACGCGGCACGCCGACCATGGGCGGCATCATGATCCTCACCTCTATTGTGGTGTCGGTGCTGCTGTGGGCTTACCCTTCCAACCCGTATGTCTGGTGCGTGCTGTTTGTGCTGGTCGGTTACGGCGCGGTCGGTTTTGTCGACGATTACCGTAAGGTGGTGCGTAAAGACACCAAGGGCCTGATCGCCCGCTGGAAATATTTCTGGATGTCGTTGATTGCCCTGACGGTGGCGTTTGCGCTTTACATCACCGGTAAAGGCACGCCTGCAACAGAACTGGTGGTGCCGTTCTTTAAAGACGTGATGCCGCAGCTCGGCATTTTCTATGTGCTGCTCGCTTATTTCGTTATTGTCGGCACCGGCAACGCGGTAAACCTGACCGACGGTCTGGACGGCCTCGCCATTATGCCTACCGTACTGGTGGCAGGCGGTTTCGCGCTGGTGGCGTGGGCGACAGGTAACATGAATTTCGCAAGCTACCTGCATATTCCGTATCTGCGTCACGCGGGTGAGCTGGTGATTGTCTGCACCGCGATTGTCGGCGCGGGCCTGGGCTTTCTGTGGTTTAACACCTATCCGGCGCAGGTCTTTATGGGTGATGTCGGCTCGCTGGCCTTAGGCGGCGCGCTCGGCATTATCGCCGTGCTGCTGCGTCAGGAGTTCCTGCTGGTGATTATGGGCGGCGTTTTCGTGGTGGAAACCCTGTCGGTCATCCTGCAGGTAGGCTCCTTTAAGCTGCGCGGACAGCGCATTTTCCGCATGGCGCCGATTCATCACCACTATGAACTGAAAGGCTGGCCGGAGCCGCGCGTGATCGTGCGCTTCTGGGTGATTTCGCTGATGCTGGTGCTGATTGGCCTGGCTACGCTTAAGGTACGTTAA
- a CDS encoding peptidoglycan glycosyltransferase FtsI — MKAAAKTLKPKRQEEQANFISWRFALLCGCILLALAFLLARVAWLQIIDPDMLVRQGDMRSLRVQEVSTARGMITDRSGRPLAVSVPVKAIWADPKELHDAGGITLDNRWKALSDALKIPLDQLAARVNANPKGRFIYLARQVNPDIGDYIKKLKLPGIHLREESRRYYPSGAVTAHLIGFTNVDSQGIEGVEKSFDKWLTGQPGERIVRKDRYGRVIEDISSTDSQAAHNLALSIDERLQALVYRELNNAVAFNKAESGSAVLVDVNTGEVLAMANSPSYNPNNITGTPKDVMRNRTITDVFEPGSTVKPMVVMTALQRGVVQENTVLNTVPYRINGHEIKDVARYSELTLTGVLQKSSNVGVSKLALAMPSSALVDTYSRFGLGKSTNLGLVGERSGLFPQKQRWSDIERATFSFGYGLMVTPLQLARVYATIGSYGVYRPLSITKVDPPVPGERIFPESIVRTVVHMMESVALPGGGGVKAAIKGYRIAIKTGTAKKVGPDGRYINKYIAYTAGVAPASNPRFALVVVINDPQAGKYYGGAVSAPVFGAIMGGVLRTMNIEPDALTTGEKSEFVINREEGTGGRS, encoded by the coding sequence ATGAAAGCAGCAGCAAAGACGCTTAAACCAAAACGTCAGGAAGAACAGGCCAACTTTATCAGTTGGCGTTTTGCGTTGCTTTGCGGCTGCATTTTGCTGGCTCTGGCGTTTCTGCTGGCGCGCGTCGCCTGGTTGCAGATTATTGACCCGGATATGCTGGTGCGTCAGGGGGATATGCGCTCGCTGCGCGTGCAGGAGGTTTCTACCGCGCGAGGCATGATAACCGACCGCTCCGGCCGACCGCTCGCGGTCAGCGTGCCGGTAAAAGCTATCTGGGCTGACCCGAAAGAGCTGCACGACGCAGGCGGTATTACGCTCGACAACCGCTGGAAGGCGCTCTCCGACGCGCTGAAAATTCCGCTCGATCAACTGGCCGCGCGCGTCAATGCCAACCCGAAAGGCCGCTTTATCTATCTCGCGCGCCAGGTCAACCCGGACATTGGCGATTACATCAAAAAGCTTAAGCTCCCTGGTATTCACCTGCGCGAAGAGTCGCGCCGTTACTATCCTTCCGGCGCAGTGACCGCTCACCTCATCGGCTTTACCAACGTCGACAGCCAGGGGATTGAGGGTGTCGAAAAAAGCTTTGATAAATGGCTCACCGGCCAGCCCGGCGAGCGTATCGTGCGTAAAGACCGCTATGGCCGCGTCATTGAGGATATCTCCTCGACCGACAGCCAGGCGGCGCACAACCTGGCGCTCAGCATTGACGAACGCCTCCAGGCGCTGGTTTACCGTGAGCTTAACAACGCCGTCGCGTTCAACAAGGCGGAATCCGGCAGCGCCGTGCTGGTGGATGTGAATACCGGCGAAGTGCTGGCGATGGCCAATAGCCCCTCTTATAACCCGAACAACATCACCGGCACGCCGAAAGACGTAATGCGTAACCGCACCATTACGGACGTTTTCGAGCCAGGTTCTACGGTGAAACCGATGGTGGTCATGACGGCGCTGCAACGCGGCGTGGTCCAGGAAAATACGGTGCTCAACACCGTTCCGTACCGCATTAACGGTCACGAGATTAAAGACGTCGCCCGCTACAGCGAGCTGACCCTTACCGGGGTGTTACAGAAGTCGAGTAACGTCGGGGTTTCTAAACTGGCGTTAGCGATGCCCTCCTCAGCGTTAGTGGATACTTACTCACGCTTTGGACTTGGAAAGTCGACCAATCTGGGGCTGGTCGGAGAACGCAGTGGCTTATTCCCACAAAAACAACGGTGGTCTGACATAGAGAGGGCCACCTTCTCATTCGGCTACGGGCTAATGGTAACGCCGTTACAGTTAGCGCGAGTCTACGCAACCATCGGCAGCTATGGCGTCTACCGCCCGCTGTCGATTACCAAAGTCGATCCGCCCGTGCCGGGCGAGCGCATTTTCCCGGAATCTATCGTGCGCACCGTGGTGCATATGATGGAAAGCGTGGCGCTGCCTGGCGGCGGCGGCGTGAAGGCGGCGATCAAAGGCTACCGCATTGCGATTAAAACCGGTACGGCGAAAAAAGTCGGGCCGGACGGGCGTTATATCAACAAATACATTGCTTACACCGCAGGCGTTGCACCTGCCAGCAATCCGCGTTTCGCGCTGGTGGTGGTGATTAACGATCCGCAGGCGGGCAAATACTACGGCGGCGCCGTTTCCGCGCCGGTCTTCGGTGCCATTATGGGCGGCGTGCTGCGCACCATGAACATCGAGCCGGATGCGCTGACAACGGGCGAAAAAAGTGAATTCGTAATTAATCGAGAAGAGGGAACAGGTGGCAGATCGTAA
- the rsmH gene encoding 16S rRNA (cytosine(1402)-N(4))-methyltransferase RsmH gives MMENYKHTTVLLDEAVNGLNIRPDGIYIDGTFGRGGHSRLILSQLGEQGRLLAIDRDPQAIAAAAAIDDPRFSIIHGPFSALGDYVRERELQGKINGILLDLGVSSPQLDDPERGFSFMRDGPLDMRMDPTRGQSAAEWLRNAEEADIAWVLKTFGEERFAKRIARAIVERNRELPMTRTKELAEVVAAATPVKDKFKHPATRTFQAVRIWVNSELEEIEQALKGAVEVLAPGGRLSVISFHSLEDRLVKRFMREQSRGPQVPAGLPMTEAQLQKLGGRELRALGKLMPGEAEVAENPRARSSVLRVAERTGA, from the coding sequence ATGATGGAAAATTATAAACATACGACGGTGCTCCTGGACGAGGCCGTCAATGGCCTGAATATACGTCCGGACGGCATTTACATTGACGGCACTTTTGGCCGCGGCGGACACTCGCGCCTTATCCTTTCACAGCTGGGCGAACAGGGCCGATTACTGGCGATCGATCGCGATCCGCAGGCGATCGCGGCGGCCGCTGCCATTGACGATCCGCGTTTCTCCATCATTCATGGCCCTTTCTCGGCGCTCGGCGATTACGTTCGCGAACGCGAATTACAGGGCAAAATCAACGGCATCCTTCTCGATCTCGGCGTTTCATCGCCGCAACTTGACGACCCTGAGCGCGGCTTCTCCTTTATGCGCGATGGCCCGCTCGATATGCGCATGGATCCTACCCGTGGGCAATCTGCCGCCGAATGGCTGCGCAACGCGGAAGAAGCGGATATCGCCTGGGTGCTGAAAACCTTCGGCGAAGAGCGCTTTGCTAAACGTATCGCGCGCGCCATAGTCGAGCGCAACCGCGAACTGCCCATGACACGTACCAAAGAGCTGGCGGAGGTCGTGGCCGCCGCGACGCCGGTCAAAGACAAGTTCAAGCATCCTGCCACCCGCACTTTCCAGGCGGTGCGCATCTGGGTGAACAGCGAACTTGAAGAGATTGAGCAGGCGCTGAAAGGCGCGGTCGAGGTGCTGGCGCCGGGCGGACGGCTTTCGGTTATCAGCTTCCACTCGCTGGAAGATCGCCTGGTGAAACGCTTTATGCGCGAGCAGAGCCGCGGCCCGCAGGTGCCGGCCGGTTTGCCGATGACCGAAGCGCAGCTGCAAAAGCTCGGTGGTCGCGAACTGCGCGCGCTTGGCAAGCTGATGCCGGGCGAGGCGGAAGTGGCTGAGAACCCGCGCGCGCGTAGTTCCGTACTGCGCGTCGCCGAGAGGACGGGCGCATGA
- the ftsW gene encoding cell division protein FtsW: protein MRLSLPRLRLPRFPGMGILAWIFRALRGWVMGSREKDTTSLVMYDRTLLWLTLGLAAIGFIMVTSASMPVGQRLANDPFLFAKRDGIYLLLAFGLALITLRLPMEFWQRHSAAMLIASIVMLLIVLVVGSSVNGASRWIALGPLRIQPAEFSKLSLFCYLSNYLVRKVDEVRNNLRGFLKPMGVILVMAVLLLAQPDLGTVVVLFVTTLAMLFLAGAKLWQFIAIIGMGISAVVLLILAEPYRIRRVTSFWNPWEDPFGSGYQLTQSLMAFGRGELWGQGLGNSVQKLEYLPEAHTDFIFSIIGEELGYIGVVLALLMVFFVAFRAMSIGRRALETDQRFAGFLACSIGIWFSFQALVNVGAAAGMLPTKGLTLPLISYGGSSLLIMSTAIMLLLRIDYETRLEKAQAFTRGSR, encoded by the coding sequence ATGCGCTTATCGCTCCCACGCCTTCGCCTGCCGCGGTTCCCCGGAATGGGCATTCTTGCCTGGATTTTCCGGGCGCTTCGCGGCTGGGTGATGGGCTCTCGCGAGAAAGACACCACCAGCCTTGTGATGTACGACCGTACGCTGCTCTGGCTGACGCTGGGGCTTGCGGCGATTGGCTTCATCATGGTGACCTCAGCGTCGATGCCGGTTGGTCAGCGTCTGGCGAACGATCCGTTCCTGTTCGCCAAGCGTGACGGCATCTATCTGCTGCTGGCGTTTGGCCTGGCGCTGATTACGCTGCGCCTGCCGATGGAGTTCTGGCAGCGCCACAGCGCGGCGATGCTTATCGCCTCGATTGTGATGCTGCTTATCGTGCTCGTGGTGGGCAGTTCGGTGAACGGTGCGTCGCGCTGGATTGCGCTCGGCCCGCTGCGTATTCAGCCGGCGGAATTCTCCAAGCTGTCGCTCTTTTGTTATCTGTCGAACTACCTGGTGCGTAAGGTCGATGAAGTGCGCAACAACCTGCGCGGCTTCTTAAAACCGATGGGCGTCATTCTGGTGATGGCGGTACTTCTGCTGGCTCAGCCTGACCTCGGTACGGTGGTAGTGCTGTTTGTGACGACGCTTGCGATGCTCTTTCTCGCAGGCGCCAAGCTCTGGCAGTTCATCGCGATTATCGGCATGGGCATTTCGGCGGTCGTGCTGCTGATCCTCGCCGAGCCTTACCGTATTCGCCGCGTCACCTCGTTCTGGAACCCGTGGGAAGATCCCTTCGGCAGCGGCTACCAGCTGACCCAGTCGCTGATGGCATTTGGCCGCGGCGAGTTGTGGGGGCAGGGGCTTGGGAATTCGGTGCAGAAACTGGAGTATTTACCCGAAGCGCATACCGACTTCATCTTCTCCATTATTGGGGAAGAACTGGGATATATCGGTGTGGTACTGGCGCTTTTGATGGTATTCTTCGTGGCTTTTCGCGCCATGTCGATAGGGCGTCGCGCGCTGGAAACCGATCAGCGTTTCGCGGGCTTTTTGGCCTGTTCTATCGGTATCTGGTTTAGTTTCCAGGCGCTGGTTAACGTCGGCGCGGCGGCGGGTATGCTGCCGACCAAAGGCCTGACGCTGCCGCTTATCAGTTACGGCGGTTCGAGCCTGCTGATTATGTCGACGGCGATTATGTTGTTGTTACGCATAGATTATGAAACGCGTCTGGAGAAAGCGCAGGCGTTTACACGAGGTTCACGATGA
- the murF gene encoding UDP-N-acetylmuramoyl-tripeptide--D-alanyl-D-alanine ligase, translated as MIRVSLSQLAAILNGELHGADADIDAVTTDTRKLTPGCLFVALKGERFDAHDFAGQALAGGAGALLVSRKLDIDLPQLVVADTRLAFGELAAWVRQQVPARVVALTGSSGKTSVKEMTAAILGECGNTLYTAGNLNNDIGVPMTLLRLTPEHEYAVIELGANHQGEIAWTVSLTRPEAALVNNLAAAHLEGFGSLAGVAKAKGEIFTGLPANGIAILNADNNDWLNWQSVIGDRKVWRFSPNLDTSDFSATNIHITSHGTEFTLRTPTGDVDVLLPLPGRHNIANALAASALAMAVGAPLEAIKAGLAKLKAVPGRLFPVHLGENQLLLDDSYNANVGSMTAAAQVLSEMPGYRVMVVGDMAELGDEAEACHQQVGEAAKAAGIDKVLSVGTLSEGISRASGVGEHFRDKQAVIARLKTLINEHSIITLLVKGSRSAAMEEVVRALQENRTC; from the coding sequence ATGATTCGCGTATCTCTGAGCCAGCTTGCCGCCATTCTGAATGGCGAGCTGCACGGCGCCGATGCTGATATCGACGCGGTAACGACCGACACCCGCAAACTGACGCCAGGCTGCCTGTTTGTGGCGCTGAAAGGCGAGCGTTTCGACGCGCACGATTTTGCAGGCCAGGCGCTGGCGGGCGGCGCGGGCGCGCTGCTGGTGAGCCGCAAGCTGGATATCGACCTGCCGCAGCTGGTGGTCGCCGACACGCGTCTGGCGTTTGGCGAACTGGCGGCGTGGGTCAGACAACAGGTGCCCGCGCGCGTGGTCGCGCTGACGGGCTCTTCCGGCAAAACCTCGGTGAAAGAGATGACCGCCGCCATTCTTGGCGAGTGCGGCAACACGCTCTACACCGCAGGCAATCTGAATAATGACATCGGCGTACCGATGACGCTGCTGCGCCTCACGCCAGAGCACGAGTATGCGGTGATTGAGCTTGGCGCGAACCATCAGGGCGAAATCGCCTGGACCGTAAGCCTGACGCGCCCGGAAGCCGCGCTGGTCAATAACCTGGCGGCGGCGCATCTGGAAGGTTTTGGCTCGCTCGCGGGCGTGGCAAAGGCCAAAGGCGAGATCTTCACGGGCTTGCCGGCAAACGGCATCGCGATTCTGAACGCCGATAACAACGACTGGCTGAACTGGCAGAGCGTGATTGGCGATCGCAAGGTCTGGCGCTTCTCGCCGAACCTCGATACCAGCGATTTCAGCGCCACCAATATCCATATCACCAGTCACGGCACGGAGTTTACGCTGCGTACGCCAACGGGCGACGTGGACGTTCTGCTGCCGCTGCCAGGGCGTCACAACATCGCTAACGCGCTCGCCGCCTCGGCACTGGCGATGGCCGTCGGCGCGCCGCTTGAGGCGATTAAAGCCGGTCTTGCGAAGCTCAAAGCAGTGCCAGGGCGTCTGTTCCCGGTGCATCTCGGCGAAAACCAGCTGTTGCTGGATGATAGCTACAACGCCAACGTTGGCTCTATGACCGCTGCCGCGCAGGTGCTCTCTGAAATGCCCGGCTATCGCGTGATGGTGGTGGGCGACATGGCTGAGCTTGGCGATGAAGCCGAAGCCTGCCATCAGCAGGTGGGCGAAGCGGCGAAAGCCGCAGGCATCGATAAAGTCCTGAGCGTCGGCACCCTCAGCGAAGGCATCAGCCGCGCCAGCGGCGTAGGCGAACATTTCCGCGATAAGCAGGCCGTGATTGCACGCCTGAAGACGCTTATCAACGAGCATTCCATCATTACCCTTTTAGTGAAAGGTTCACGTAGTGCTGCCATGGAAGAGGTGGTGCGCGCATTACAGGAGAACAGGACATGTTAG
- the ftsL gene encoding cell division protein FtsL, whose translation MISRVTETLSKVTGSLSSTERHALPAVIGGDLLRYGKLPLFLFIAIIVTAIFVVTTAHHTRLLTAQREQLVLERDALDIEWRNLILEENALGDHSRVERIATEKLQMQHVDPSQENIVVQK comes from the coding sequence ATGATAAGCCGGGTGACAGAGACCTTAAGCAAAGTAACCGGATCGCTTAGCAGCACGGAACGTCATGCGCTGCCTGCCGTGATCGGCGGCGATCTTCTGCGCTACGGGAAACTGCCGCTCTTTCTGTTTATTGCCATTATCGTGACTGCGATTTTCGTGGTCACCACCGCGCACCACACTCGCCTGCTGACCGCGCAGCGCGAGCAGCTGGTGCTGGAACGCGATGCGCTGGATATCGAATGGCGCAACCTGATCCTTGAAGAAAACGCGCTCGGCGATCACAGCCGGGTAGAACGGATCGCAACGGAAAAGCTGCAAATGCAGCATGTCGATCCCTCGCAGGAAAATATTGTGGTGCAGAAATAA
- the murD gene encoding UDP-N-acetylmuramoyl-L-alanine--D-glutamate ligase has product MADYQGKKVVIIGLGLTGLSCVDFFLARGVTPRVMDTRISPPGLDKLPEEVERHLGSLNENWLMNADLIVASPGIALAHPALSAAAEAGVEIVGDIELFCREAQAPVIAITGSNGKSTVTTLVGEMAKAAGVNVGVGGNIGLPALMLLEEGRELYVLELSSFQLETTFSLKAAAATILNVTEDHMDRYPLGLQQYRAAKLRIYENATVCVVNADDALTMPVRGADERCVSFGIDVGDYHLNRQQGEIWLRVRGEKVLNVKEMKLVGQHNYTNALAALALADAAGLPRASSLKALTTFGGLAHRFQLAYEHNGVRWINDSKATNVGSTEAALNGLHLDGTLHLLLGGDGKSADFSPLAHYLTGDRVRLYCFGRDGDALAALRPEISERMDTMEEAMKVIAGRVQPGDMVLLSPACASLDQFKNFEQRGDVFTRLAKELG; this is encoded by the coding sequence ATGGCAGATTATCAGGGTAAAAAAGTCGTCATCATCGGGCTTGGGTTAACCGGCCTTTCCTGCGTGGACTTTTTCCTGGCGCGCGGCGTGACGCCGCGCGTGATGGATACCCGAATCTCCCCGCCGGGGCTGGATAAGCTGCCGGAAGAGGTGGAGCGCCATCTCGGCTCGCTCAATGAAAACTGGCTGATGAACGCCGATCTGATCGTCGCAAGCCCAGGCATCGCCCTCGCGCATCCGGCGCTGAGCGCGGCGGCAGAAGCAGGCGTTGAGATTGTTGGCGATATCGAACTGTTTTGTCGCGAAGCGCAGGCACCTGTCATCGCCATTACCGGCTCGAACGGCAAAAGCACCGTAACGACGCTGGTGGGCGAAATGGCGAAAGCGGCGGGTGTTAACGTGGGCGTGGGTGGCAATATTGGCCTGCCCGCGCTGATGCTGCTGGAAGAGGGCCGCGAGCTGTATGTACTTGAGCTTTCCAGCTTCCAGCTCGAAACTACCTTTAGCCTGAAGGCTGCCGCCGCGACCATTCTTAACGTCACCGAAGATCATATGGATCGTTATCCGCTCGGGTTGCAGCAGTATCGTGCGGCGAAGTTACGGATATATGAAAACGCGACGGTGTGCGTGGTAAACGCCGACGACGCGCTGACCATGCCGGTACGCGGCGCGGACGAGCGCTGCGTGAGCTTCGGCATTGATGTCGGGGATTATCACCTTAACCGTCAGCAGGGCGAAATCTGGCTGCGCGTGCGGGGCGAGAAAGTCCTTAACGTGAAGGAGATGAAGCTCGTTGGCCAGCATAACTACACCAACGCCCTGGCGGCGCTGGCGCTGGCGGATGCCGCAGGCCTGCCGCGTGCCAGTAGCCTGAAAGCGCTGACGACGTTTGGCGGGCTGGCGCACCGTTTCCAGCTCGCTTATGAGCATAACGGCGTGCGCTGGATTAACGATTCCAAAGCCACCAATGTCGGCAGCACCGAGGCGGCGCTCAACGGCCTGCATCTCGACGGCACGCTGCATTTACTGTTGGGTGGCGACGGCAAATCCGCCGATTTCTCACCGCTTGCGCATTACCTGACGGGCGATCGTGTGCGTCTCTACTGCTTTGGCCGTGACGGCGACGCGCTGGCGGCGCTGCGCCCTGAAATCTCCGAGCGTATGGACACCATGGAAGAGGCGATGAAAGTCATCGCCGGACGCGTTCAGCCAGGCGACATGGTCCTGCTCTCGCCCGCCTGCGCGAGCCTCGATCAGTTTAAAAACTTCGAACAGCGCGGCGACGTGTTTACGCGTCTTGCGAAGGAGCTTGGCTGA
- the murG gene encoding undecaprenyldiphospho-muramoylpentapeptide beta-N-acetylglucosaminyltransferase, with amino-acid sequence MSGQPKRLMVMAGGTGGHLFPGLAVAHHLMAQGWQVRWLGTADRMEADLVPKHGIEIDFIRISGLRGKGVKALLLAPVRIFNAWRQARAIMKRFKPDVVLGMGGYVSGPGGLAAWSLGIPVVLHEQNGIAGLTNKWLAKIASRVMQAFPGAFPKAEVVGNPVRTDVLALPLPQARLAGREGPVRVLVVGGSQGARILNQTMPQVAARLGDAVTIWHQSGKGAQADVQQAYAAASQPQHKVTEFIDDMAAAYAWADVVVCRSGALTVSEIAAAGLPALFVPFQHKDRQQYWNALPLEKAGAAKILEQPQFTVDAVSETLKGWDRATLLEMAERARAAAIPDATERVADEVRAVARA; translated from the coding sequence ATGAGTGGTCAACCAAAGCGGCTGATGGTGATGGCGGGCGGAACGGGCGGACACCTCTTTCCAGGCCTTGCCGTAGCGCACCATCTGATGGCGCAGGGATGGCAGGTTCGCTGGCTGGGGACCGCCGATCGCATGGAAGCAGACCTGGTGCCGAAACACGGCATTGAGATCGATTTTATCCGGATCTCCGGCCTGCGTGGAAAAGGCGTGAAAGCGCTGCTGCTGGCCCCGGTGCGTATTTTTAACGCCTGGCGGCAGGCGCGGGCGATCATGAAACGTTTTAAGCCCGATGTGGTGCTGGGCATGGGCGGCTATGTATCCGGCCCTGGCGGGCTGGCGGCGTGGTCGCTCGGTATTCCTGTCGTCCTGCATGAGCAGAACGGCATCGCGGGGCTGACCAACAAATGGCTCGCGAAAATCGCGAGCCGCGTGATGCAGGCGTTCCCCGGCGCGTTCCCGAAGGCGGAAGTGGTGGGCAACCCGGTGCGCACCGACGTGCTGGCGCTGCCGCTGCCGCAGGCGCGTCTCGCGGGCCGTGAAGGCCCGGTGCGCGTGCTGGTGGTTGGCGGCTCGCAGGGCGCGCGCATCCTGAACCAGACGATGCCGCAGGTCGCGGCGCGTCTGGGCGATGCCGTGACTATCTGGCATCAGAGCGGTAAAGGCGCGCAGGCGGATGTCCAGCAGGCGTATGCCGCTGCGAGCCAGCCGCAGCATAAAGTGACCGAATTTATCGATGATATGGCGGCAGCCTACGCGTGGGCGGATGTGGTGGTATGCCGCTCCGGTGCGCTGACGGTGAGCGAAATCGCCGCTGCGGGTCTGCCGGCCCTGTTTGTGCCGTTCCAGCATAAAGACCGGCAGCAATACTGGAACGCGCTGCCGCTTGAGAAAGCGGGTGCGGCGAAGATTCTGGAGCAGCCGCAGTTTACCGTCGACGCGGTAAGCGAGACGCTGAAAGGGTGGGATCGCGCCACGCTGCTTGAAATGGCTGAGCGGGCAAGAGCGGCCGCCATTCCCGACGCGACCGAAAGGGTCGCAGATGAAGTACGCGCGGTCGCCCGCGCGTGA